From the Oceanidesulfovibrio indonesiensis genome, one window contains:
- a CDS encoding LapA family protein, which produces MRFVKGILLLAIVAFLVLFAAQNSDVLTSGTLFKLDLHWITWETGQLPLYLLVVGAFLLGGLLMFIYLLTEYMKANSAAKHLRRERDQLKRELENERASSSYTSSYTSSAADETDEKSESSY; this is translated from the coding sequence ATGCGTTTCGTCAAAGGAATACTGCTCCTGGCCATCGTCGCCTTCCTCGTGCTGTTCGCCGCGCAGAACTCGGATGTGCTCACCTCTGGCACGCTGTTCAAGCTCGACCTCCACTGGATTACCTGGGAAACTGGCCAGTTGCCTCTGTATCTGCTCGTCGTGGGGGCTTTCCTTCTGGGCGGTCTGCTCATGTTCATCTATCTGCTCACCGAGTACATGAAGGCCAACAGCGCCGCGAAACATCTGCGCCGAGAGCGGGATCAGCTCAAGCGCGAGCTGGAGAACGAACGGGCTTCCTCAAGCTACACCTCTTCGTACACGAGCTCTGCTGCGGATGAGACCGACGAGAAGTCCGAGTCGTCCTATTAG